In one window of Gouania willdenowi chromosome 8, fGouWil2.1, whole genome shotgun sequence DNA:
- the LOC114468705 gene encoding protein cramped-like isoform X3: protein MWSMTPGSRDGIGVDGRGNPSRKPEGCDEDESAEQASSERSTKESPNPSAAATDPHRTGPSLTQHTSAEPAPAGHDQHHFLRSSVRPPSKRIRKDSIGSAINGHGGAKAKGAENCSTSQGALGQSGPVAGSLGGISKAAKGQASVEKDEHAGNQKRARRQWESWSTEDKNSFFEGLYEYGKDFEAIQNNIAMKYKKRGKPANMVKNKEQVRHFYYRTWHKISKHIDFADVYTRVLKKSSQELYGLICYAELRKKVGGLMDDKNAAKLNELIQQGATTVRSKGRNLRIKAPMCRALKKLCDPDGVSDEEDQKPVRLPPKVALELQPRSNRSWARVQSLAHNPRLRMMVELHRKVSSLIEYLKQKWAHHDQRILQSLIEREALEGIDSSTGSVSRSPPEDLFLFPAECSTLTTLPGVSRVVHSKASCTVHWVESGKNRPNVKELPAAHILGIHTAPTSRGANKAGRASSSGSSVTVGGETRRTEAFSPESLADDSAKLEEKKPSSVCDPFSVQQALPEDGNGFGSVEISQTSTSIEHTESLALTKVTENVSSCTECLSEQCKDEQPSTMTPLEGSQTPSAKPPVGGSEECVTQSSPSSIKERTVEQIREEGWNARDSENVTLAELYLMFGKPGKLQLEYEWQPNVGPSNQENGQCTTPPTPNRTNRVLQCLLKLVATEVNPKPLTSELCSTATSPFKTNQDEQNQTLTPPTKGAVAGVRSPSFGRQQASVRVARLQLQNAGATGGRNLPRSLLGSTLGTDSEGGVFAVPTTLPPNSSRHSRMFSPNKEAELALKQQLDSISMQSDLFLSRQRKPRNRQLRKPLVVQRTLLPRTTGDTPQHVCSFSILSNSSATGTGSFRPIQTRLTPSSRPLQSKISPAVSTSAVAAELSSAIGQAAKSAGIIPGSPSHQLDPPSVEDGAALASAPVTETEHEVLHQNIPENGLPPPSPGVTGGDSLLSPSSVASLLDISLPGPPEEALTPGEPQTHISDSIIELAINSNHYGEEASLSPSKLVSTDASKLLNSSPSVSPSRGWIPSPSHDPQWYPSDSSDSTLGCLLSSMVSPDKSRRPTLTPSGPSSGTALLGPSLLDCNSHDSFQSRGLPDVAEVDSQLACMMSESSVDYIARFNDLAQELAVTEPSIHPP from the exons GGGCAGAGAATTGCTCCACTTCCCAGGGGGCATTGGGACAGTCAGGGCCTGTAGCTGGCTCATTGGGGGGAATATCTAAGGCTGCCAAAGGACAAGCTTCTGTTGAGAAGGATGAGCACGCTGGAAACCAGAAGAGGGCCCGTCGGCAGTGGGAGTCTTGGAGCACAGAAGACAAGAACAGTTTCTTTGAAGGCCTGTACGAG TATGGGAAGGATTTTGAGGCGATCCAGAACAATATCGCAATGAAGTACAAGAAGAGAGGCAAGCcagcaaacatggtgaaaaACAAAGAGCAGGTGCGACACTTCTACTACCGCACGTGGCACAAGATCTCCAAACACATTGATTTTGCTGACG TTTATACCAGAGTGCTGAAGAAATCCTCTCAGGAGCTGTACGGTCTCATCTGCTACGCTGAGCTCCGTAAAAAAGTTGGAGGAT TGATGGATGACAAAAATGCAGCAAAGTTGAATGAACTCATCCAGCAGGG GGCCACCACTGTGCGCTCCAAAGGCAGGAACCTTCGCATCAAAGCTCCCATGTGTCGCGCTTTGAAGAAACTTTGTGATCCCGACG GAGTGAGTGATGAGGAGGACCAGAAGCCGGTGCGGCTCCCCCCAAAGGTGGCGTTGGAGCTCCAGCCGCGCAGTAACCGCTCCTGGGCTCGAGTTCAGAGCCTCGCCCACAACCCTCGCCTCAG GATGATGGTGGAGCTCCACAGGAAGGTTTCCAGCCTCATCGAGTATTTAAAACAGAAGTGGGCTCACCACGACCAGCGCATT CTCCAGAGTCTCATAGAGAGGGAGGCTCTTGAGGGGATTGATTCCAGCACCGGCTCTGTGAGCAGATCTCCACCTGAGGACCTGTTTCTGTTCCCAGCAGAGTGTAGCACTCTGACTACTCTACCTGGGGTGTCCCGTGTGGTTCACTCCAAGGCTTCATGCACTGTACACTGGGTCGAGAGTGGGAAGAACCGCCCCAACGTCAAGGAACTACCAGCCGCCCATATACTGGGCATCCACACGGCTCCGACCTCTCGAGGTGCCAATAAAGCTGGACGTGCGTCCTCGTCTGGTTCTTCAGTGACTGTTGGTGGTGAAACCCGTCGGACTGAAGCCTTTAGTCCTGAATCATTAGCTGATGATTCAGCAAAGCTCGAGGAGAAGAAACCCTCTTCTGTATGTGATCCTTTTTCAGTTCAGCAAGCTCTGCCAGAAGATGGTAACGGGTTTGGATCTGTTGAGATTAGTCAGACCAGTACTTCTATAGAACATACAGAGAGCCTAGCCCTGACCAAGGTTACAGAGAATGTATCAAGTTGCACTGAGTGCTTATCAGAGCAATGCAAAGATGAGCAACCCTCAACCATGACCCCTCTCGAGGGCAGCCAGACACCTTCAGCCAAACCTCCAGTAGGAGGCTCAGAGGAGTGTGTGACCCAAAGCTCTCCGTCATCGATCAAAGAGCGGACTGTTGAGCAGATCAGAGAGGAGGGCTGGAACGCACGAGACTCAGAGAACGTCACGCTGGCTGAGCTCTACCTGATGTTTGGGAAACCAGGGAAACTGCAGCTGGAGTACGAGTGGCAGCCCAATGTTGGTCCCAGCAACCAAGAGAACGGACAATGCACGACCCCACCCACGCCCAACAGAACCAATCGGGTTTTACAATGTCTGCTCAAACTGGTGGCAACCGAGGTCAACCCTAAACCTTTG ACCTCAGAACTCTGCTCCACGGCCACGTCACCGTTCAAAACGAACCAGGACGAGCAAAACCAGACACTCACGCCTCCAACTAAAGGTGCTGTGGCAGGGGTTCGCAGCCCCAGCTTTGGCCGCCAGCAGGCATCAGTTCGTGTGGCTCGATTACAGCTCCAGAACGCTGGTGCTACAG GTGGGCGTAACCTTCCTCGCTCTCTGCTGGGCTCGACTCTAGGCACTGATTCTGAAGGAGGCGTGTTCGCTGTTCCCACCACGCTGCCCCCCAACAGCTCACGCCACAGTCGAATGTTTTCCCCCAACAAAGAGGCCGAGCTCGCCCTGAAACAGCAGCTGGACTCCATCAGT ATGCAGTCAGATCTCTTCCTGTCAAGGCAGAGAAAACCTCGGAACAGACAACTGAGGAAACCTCTGGTGGTTCAG CGAACACTGTTGCCCAGAACTACAGGAGACACTCCACAGCATGTGTGCTCCTTCTCCATCCTGTCCAACTCCTCCGCCACAG GAACTGGATCGTTCCGGCCGATTCAGACACGTCTCACTCCTTCCTCCCGCCCTCTCCAGTCCAAAATTTCCCCAGCAGTGTCTACTTCCGCAGTCGCTGCGGAACTTTCCA GCGCTATCGGCCAGGCAGCCAAATCTGCAGGCATCATCCCGGGCAGCCCCAGTCACCAGCTGGACCCTCCTTCTGTTGAGGACGGCGCTGCGCTCGCCTCTGCACCTGTTACTGAAACTGAACACGAGGTCCTCCATCAAAATATACCAGAG AACGGTCTGCCTCCTCCATCTCCTGGTGTAACAGGTGGAGACTCTCTCCTGTCTCCGTCCAGCGTGGCATCACTCCTCGACATCTCGCTTCCTGGCCCTCCTGAGGAGGCCCTCACACCTGGAGAGCCTCAGACACACATCAGTGACTCCATCATCGAGCTCGCCATCAACTCTAACCATTACG GTGAAGAAGCTTCTCTGTCTCCATCAAAGCTCGTCTCCACCGACGCCTCCAAACTGTTGAATTCGTCTCCCTCCGTCAGCCCGTCCAGAGGCTGGATCCCGTCCCCGAGCCACGACCCACAGTGGTACCCCAGTGACTCCTCTGACTCCACACTGGGATGCCTCCTCT CCAGCATGGTGTCTCCTGATAAGAGCAGACGGCCCACTCTCACCCCATCAGGCCCCTCCAGTGGCACAGCTCTGCTTGGTCCCAGTCTCTTGGACTGCAACTCCCATGATTCCTTTCAGTCTCGTGGCCTTCCTGACGTTGCAGAA GTGGATTCTCAGCTGGCCTGTATGATGAGTGAGAGCAGCGTGGACTACATCGCTCGTTTTAACGACTTGGCCCAGGAGCTGGCAGTGACTGAACCCTCCATCCATCCTCCATGA
- the LOC114468231 gene encoding dehydrogenase/reductase SDR family member 7B-like: protein MRVKSELSSTHTPHTVVFDLADTHTVDRAADEILQCHGHVDVLINNAGISYRGNILDTHISVHRDVMETNYFGPIALTQALLPPMLRQGRGHIVVISSVQGRISIPYRSAYAASKHATQAYFDCLRAELEEHHIPVTVISPGYIRTNLSVNAVTGDGSKYGVLDQTTASGRDPTDVAQAVLTAVRHQSKDVVLAGLLPTLAVYLRALWPALFFRLMASRARKEKKPKDD, encoded by the exons ATGAGAGTTAAAAGCGAGCTGAGTTCG acacacacaccccacactGTGGTCTTTGACctggctgacacacacactgtggacAGAGCTGCAGATGAGATCCTTCAATGCCATGGACATGTGGATGTCCTCATTAATAATGCTGGCATCAGTTACCGCGGCAACATACTGGACACTCACATTTCAGTTCACCGTGACGTCATGGAGACTAATTACTTTGGACCAATCGCTCTGACTCAAG CCCTCTTGCCCCCCATGCTACGACAGGGCAGGGGTCATATTGTGGTCATCAGCAGCGTGCAGGGCAGGATATCTATCCCCTATCGATCAGCTT ATGCGGCCTCTAAACACGCCACCCAGGCTTACTTTGACTGTCTGAGGGCAGAGCTGGAGGAGCACCACATCCCAGTGACGGTGATCAGTCCTGGATACATCAGAACCAACCTGTCAGTCAACGCCGTCACAGGAGACGGATCCAAGTATGGAG TTTTGGATCAAACCACAGCCTCGGGTCGGGACCCCACAGACGTAGCTCAGGCAGTGCTAACGGCGGTGCGACACCAAAGCAAAGACGTGGTTCTGGCCGGACTCCTCCCCACACTGGCCGTTTACCTCCGCGCTTTATGGCCCGCTCTCTTCTTCAGGCTCATGGCCTCACGCGCTCGCaaagagaaaaagccaaaagacGACTGA
- the LOC114468705 gene encoding protein cramped-like isoform X4 encodes MTPGSRDGIGVDGRGNPSRKPEGCDEDESAEQASSERSTKESPNPSAAATDPHRTGPSLTQHTSAEPAPAGHDQHHFLRSSVRPPSKRIRKDSIGSAINGHGGAKAKGAENCSTSQGALGQSGPVAGSLGGISKAAKGQASVEKDEHAGNQKRARRQWESWSTEDKNSFFEGLYEYGKDFEAIQNNIAMKYKKRGKPANMVKNKEQVRHFYYRTWHKISKHIDFADVYTRVLKKSSQELYGLICYAELRKKVGGLMDDKNAAKLNELIQQGATTVRSKGRNLRIKAPMCRALKKLCDPDGVSDEEDQKPVRLPPKVALELQPRSNRSWARVQSLAHNPRLRMMVELHRKVSSLIEYLKQKWAHHDQRILQSLIEREALEGIDSSTGSVSRSPPEDLFLFPAECSTLTTLPGVSRVVHSKASCTVHWVESGKNRPNVKELPAAHILGIHTAPTSRGANKAGRASSSGSSVTVGGETRRTEAFSPESLADDSAKLEEKKPSSVCDPFSVQQALPEDGNGFGSVEISQTSTSIEHTESLALTKVTENVSSCTECLSEQCKDEQPSTMTPLEGSQTPSAKPPVGGSEECVTQSSPSSIKERTVEQIREEGWNARDSENVTLAELYLMFGKPGKLQLEYEWQPNVGPSNQENGQCTTPPTPNRTNRVLQCLLKLVATEVNPKPLTSELCSTATSPFKTNQDEQNQTLTPPTKGAVAGVRSPSFGRQQASVRVARLQLQNAGATGGRNLPRSLLGSTLGTDSEGGVFAVPTTLPPNSSRHSRMFSPNKEAELALKQQLDSISMQSDLFLSRQRKPRNRQLRKPLVVQRTLLPRTTGDTPQHVCSFSILSNSSATGTGSFRPIQTRLTPSSRPLQSKISPAVSTSAVAAELSSAIGQAAKSAGIIPGSPSHQLDPPSVEDGAALASAPVTETEHEVLHQNIPENGLPPPSPGVTGGDSLLSPSSVASLLDISLPGPPEEALTPGEPQTHISDSIIELAINSNHYGEEASLSPSKLVSTDASKLLNSSPSVSPSRGWIPSPSHDPQWYPSDSSDSTLGCLLSSMVSPDKSRRPTLTPSGPSSGTALLGPSLLDCNSHDSFQSRGLPDVAEVDSQLACMMSESSVDYIARFNDLAQELAVTEPSIHPP; translated from the exons GGGCAGAGAATTGCTCCACTTCCCAGGGGGCATTGGGACAGTCAGGGCCTGTAGCTGGCTCATTGGGGGGAATATCTAAGGCTGCCAAAGGACAAGCTTCTGTTGAGAAGGATGAGCACGCTGGAAACCAGAAGAGGGCCCGTCGGCAGTGGGAGTCTTGGAGCACAGAAGACAAGAACAGTTTCTTTGAAGGCCTGTACGAG TATGGGAAGGATTTTGAGGCGATCCAGAACAATATCGCAATGAAGTACAAGAAGAGAGGCAAGCcagcaaacatggtgaaaaACAAAGAGCAGGTGCGACACTTCTACTACCGCACGTGGCACAAGATCTCCAAACACATTGATTTTGCTGACG TTTATACCAGAGTGCTGAAGAAATCCTCTCAGGAGCTGTACGGTCTCATCTGCTACGCTGAGCTCCGTAAAAAAGTTGGAGGAT TGATGGATGACAAAAATGCAGCAAAGTTGAATGAACTCATCCAGCAGGG GGCCACCACTGTGCGCTCCAAAGGCAGGAACCTTCGCATCAAAGCTCCCATGTGTCGCGCTTTGAAGAAACTTTGTGATCCCGACG GAGTGAGTGATGAGGAGGACCAGAAGCCGGTGCGGCTCCCCCCAAAGGTGGCGTTGGAGCTCCAGCCGCGCAGTAACCGCTCCTGGGCTCGAGTTCAGAGCCTCGCCCACAACCCTCGCCTCAG GATGATGGTGGAGCTCCACAGGAAGGTTTCCAGCCTCATCGAGTATTTAAAACAGAAGTGGGCTCACCACGACCAGCGCATT CTCCAGAGTCTCATAGAGAGGGAGGCTCTTGAGGGGATTGATTCCAGCACCGGCTCTGTGAGCAGATCTCCACCTGAGGACCTGTTTCTGTTCCCAGCAGAGTGTAGCACTCTGACTACTCTACCTGGGGTGTCCCGTGTGGTTCACTCCAAGGCTTCATGCACTGTACACTGGGTCGAGAGTGGGAAGAACCGCCCCAACGTCAAGGAACTACCAGCCGCCCATATACTGGGCATCCACACGGCTCCGACCTCTCGAGGTGCCAATAAAGCTGGACGTGCGTCCTCGTCTGGTTCTTCAGTGACTGTTGGTGGTGAAACCCGTCGGACTGAAGCCTTTAGTCCTGAATCATTAGCTGATGATTCAGCAAAGCTCGAGGAGAAGAAACCCTCTTCTGTATGTGATCCTTTTTCAGTTCAGCAAGCTCTGCCAGAAGATGGTAACGGGTTTGGATCTGTTGAGATTAGTCAGACCAGTACTTCTATAGAACATACAGAGAGCCTAGCCCTGACCAAGGTTACAGAGAATGTATCAAGTTGCACTGAGTGCTTATCAGAGCAATGCAAAGATGAGCAACCCTCAACCATGACCCCTCTCGAGGGCAGCCAGACACCTTCAGCCAAACCTCCAGTAGGAGGCTCAGAGGAGTGTGTGACCCAAAGCTCTCCGTCATCGATCAAAGAGCGGACTGTTGAGCAGATCAGAGAGGAGGGCTGGAACGCACGAGACTCAGAGAACGTCACGCTGGCTGAGCTCTACCTGATGTTTGGGAAACCAGGGAAACTGCAGCTGGAGTACGAGTGGCAGCCCAATGTTGGTCCCAGCAACCAAGAGAACGGACAATGCACGACCCCACCCACGCCCAACAGAACCAATCGGGTTTTACAATGTCTGCTCAAACTGGTGGCAACCGAGGTCAACCCTAAACCTTTG ACCTCAGAACTCTGCTCCACGGCCACGTCACCGTTCAAAACGAACCAGGACGAGCAAAACCAGACACTCACGCCTCCAACTAAAGGTGCTGTGGCAGGGGTTCGCAGCCCCAGCTTTGGCCGCCAGCAGGCATCAGTTCGTGTGGCTCGATTACAGCTCCAGAACGCTGGTGCTACAG GTGGGCGTAACCTTCCTCGCTCTCTGCTGGGCTCGACTCTAGGCACTGATTCTGAAGGAGGCGTGTTCGCTGTTCCCACCACGCTGCCCCCCAACAGCTCACGCCACAGTCGAATGTTTTCCCCCAACAAAGAGGCCGAGCTCGCCCTGAAACAGCAGCTGGACTCCATCAGT ATGCAGTCAGATCTCTTCCTGTCAAGGCAGAGAAAACCTCGGAACAGACAACTGAGGAAACCTCTGGTGGTTCAG CGAACACTGTTGCCCAGAACTACAGGAGACACTCCACAGCATGTGTGCTCCTTCTCCATCCTGTCCAACTCCTCCGCCACAG GAACTGGATCGTTCCGGCCGATTCAGACACGTCTCACTCCTTCCTCCCGCCCTCTCCAGTCCAAAATTTCCCCAGCAGTGTCTACTTCCGCAGTCGCTGCGGAACTTTCCA GCGCTATCGGCCAGGCAGCCAAATCTGCAGGCATCATCCCGGGCAGCCCCAGTCACCAGCTGGACCCTCCTTCTGTTGAGGACGGCGCTGCGCTCGCCTCTGCACCTGTTACTGAAACTGAACACGAGGTCCTCCATCAAAATATACCAGAG AACGGTCTGCCTCCTCCATCTCCTGGTGTAACAGGTGGAGACTCTCTCCTGTCTCCGTCCAGCGTGGCATCACTCCTCGACATCTCGCTTCCTGGCCCTCCTGAGGAGGCCCTCACACCTGGAGAGCCTCAGACACACATCAGTGACTCCATCATCGAGCTCGCCATCAACTCTAACCATTACG GTGAAGAAGCTTCTCTGTCTCCATCAAAGCTCGTCTCCACCGACGCCTCCAAACTGTTGAATTCGTCTCCCTCCGTCAGCCCGTCCAGAGGCTGGATCCCGTCCCCGAGCCACGACCCACAGTGGTACCCCAGTGACTCCTCTGACTCCACACTGGGATGCCTCCTCT CCAGCATGGTGTCTCCTGATAAGAGCAGACGGCCCACTCTCACCCCATCAGGCCCCTCCAGTGGCACAGCTCTGCTTGGTCCCAGTCTCTTGGACTGCAACTCCCATGATTCCTTTCAGTCTCGTGGCCTTCCTGACGTTGCAGAA GTGGATTCTCAGCTGGCCTGTATGATGAGTGAGAGCAGCGTGGACTACATCGCTCGTTTTAACGACTTGGCCCAGGAGCTGGCAGTGACTGAACCCTCCATCCATCCTCCATGA